Proteins from one Physeter macrocephalus isolate SW-GA chromosome 16, ASM283717v5, whole genome shotgun sequence genomic window:
- the LOC102989853 gene encoding LOW QUALITY PROTEIN: ras-related protein Rap-1b-like (The sequence of the model RefSeq protein was modified relative to this genomic sequence to represent the inferred CDS: substituted 1 base at 1 genomic stop codon), giving the protein MREYKLVVLGSGGVGKSALTVQFVQGIFVEKYDPTIKDSYRKQVEVDAQQCMLEILDTAGTEXFTAMRDLYMKNRQGFALVYSITAQSTFNDLQDLREQILRVKDTDDAPMILVGNKCDLEDERVVGKEQGQNLARQWNNCAFLESSVKSKINVNEIFYDLVW; this is encoded by the coding sequence ATGCGCGAGTATAAGCTAGTCGTTCTTGGCTCAGGAGGAGTTGGAAAATCTGCTCTGACTGTACAGTTTGTTCAaggaatttttgttgaaaaatatgaTCCAACGATAAAAGATTCTTATAGAAAGCAAGTTGAAGTAGATGCACAACAGTGTATGCTTGAAATCTTGGATACTGCAGGAACGGAATAATTTACAGCAATGAGGGATTTGTACATGAAAAACAGACAAGGCTTTGCATTAGTTTATTCCATCACAGCCCAGTCCACATTTAATGATTTACAAGATCTGAGAGAACAGATTCTTCGAGTTAAAGACACTGATGATGCTCCAATGATTCTGGTTGGTAATAAGTGTGACTTGGAAGATGAAAGAGTTGTAGGAAAAGAGCAAGGTCAAAATTTAGCAAGACAATGGAACAACTGTGCATTCTTAGAATCCTctgtaaaatcaaaaataaatgttaatgagatcttttatgacctagtGTGGTAA